A window from Leptospira fletcheri encodes these proteins:
- a CDS encoding general secretion pathway protein GspK, with amino-acid sequence MILHRDKKNLRSNGLRHSRRRGAIVILLVAGIGMAAITTTLDFADRTISEYKISKGEMSGFRALLLAKAGFQGGLGALRKIPEEQLYKSGLGLNPPPVPLGGGFIYYKLQGEDGKINLNSVFNADTKDINLRNQEMAQRLLERLGLKRELLTPLIDWIDDDSQGNTEASYYEKLVPPRKIKNGYLYSLSELTSVKGFDPKIVYGSQKPADYAEKYSKEFMSEEEKVLMNESDFVLANNYTAFVPYQRNYDDRINLNAAPYFVLMSLSDFMTRQAAMKILKLKIQKGGYLKDTKDIENLPEFQVPSVGGITLYKELAGEGTDVSGGRIKTKGEIFRITAVGEVSMDTGRQSEEPSSKSGKIAVRRITGIFDLTNNMMLYYRED; translated from the coding sequence ATGATTTTGCATAGGGATAAAAAAAATCTAAGATCGAACGGACTCCGCCATTCGCGTCGTAGAGGAGCCATCGTAATCCTTCTCGTAGCGGGGATCGGAATGGCAGCGATCACCACTACTTTGGATTTCGCGGATCGTACCATCAGTGAATACAAAATCTCAAAGGGGGAAATGTCCGGATTCAGGGCGCTGCTTTTGGCGAAGGCTGGATTCCAGGGCGGTTTAGGAGCTCTCAGAAAAATTCCGGAAGAGCAATTGTACAAATCCGGTTTAGGCCTGAACCCTCCTCCCGTTCCGCTCGGCGGAGGATTTATCTACTACAAACTTCAGGGAGAAGACGGAAAAATCAATTTGAACTCCGTCTTTAACGCGGATACTAAGGACATCAATCTTCGGAACCAGGAAATGGCACAACGTTTACTGGAACGCTTGGGTTTGAAACGGGAATTATTGACTCCATTGATCGATTGGATCGACGACGATTCCCAGGGCAATACGGAAGCCTCTTATTATGAAAAATTGGTTCCACCCAGAAAAATCAAGAACGGGTATTTGTATTCCTTGTCCGAACTCACCTCCGTAAAGGGGTTCGACCCTAAGATCGTCTACGGCTCCCAGAAACCGGCGGATTACGCGGAAAAATACTCCAAGGAATTCATGTCGGAAGAGGAAAAAGTTCTAATGAACGAGTCGGATTTCGTTTTGGCCAATAATTACACCGCTTTCGTTCCTTACCAACGCAACTACGACGATAGAATCAACTTGAATGCCGCACCTTACTTCGTTTTAATGTCCCTATCCGATTTTATGACCAGACAGGCCGCGATGAAGATTCTCAAATTGAAGATTCAAAAGGGCGGCTATCTCAAGGACACGAAAGATATAGAGAATCTACCCGAATTTCAGGTTCCTTCCGTAGGTGGCATAACCTTATATAAAGAATTGGCGGGGGAGGGAACCGATGTATCCGGTGGAAGGATCAAAACGAAAGGGGAGATCTTTCGGATCACCGCGGTCGGAGAAGTTTCAATGGATACAGGAAGACAGTCGGAAGAACCGTCCTCCAAATCCGGAAAAATCGCCGTCCGACGGATCACGGGGATTTTCGATCTTACGAACAATATGATGCTATACTATAGGGAAGATTGA
- a CDS encoding type II secretion system F family protein yields the protein MALYTYTAFNRKGKEEKGIIDAPNIQSARTKLKSKGLYVRQISEDAERKDRELFPFLAKFLYRVPRKIIGMFCRQLGTLVGAGIPLDKSLANIVEQTDHEVFRKVVVAMQADITEGSSLSEAMKKHPDIFPNQYPSLVSVGERTGDYETALIRLAEMEEKNQELKSKVTTSLVYPIIIFVLLLAVVVFLLTTVVPQIEQLFIQFDAPLPLITKIVIGSSKLVTNWWFLLFPFVFLCIAGFLYYKSTPEGKLSWERFVLRIPIISNLSKKVLISNFARNLGILLTNRVPLIISLQIVEQIVNHSIFGEEIRNASSRIREGEKLSASFLSSEILPQMVLGMMSAGEVSDRVPEMMNKLAEIYDSEVDNSLKAMTQAIEPLMLVFMGFAIGIIMASIIVPMFSLTQNLKGI from the coding sequence ATGGCCTTATATACCTACACTGCCTTTAACCGAAAAGGAAAGGAAGAAAAAGGGATCATCGATGCCCCGAATATCCAATCCGCCAGAACGAAATTAAAGTCCAAGGGACTCTATGTGCGTCAGATCTCGGAGGACGCGGAAAGAAAGGATCGGGAACTCTTTCCTTTCCTGGCAAAGTTTCTGTACAGAGTTCCCCGCAAAATCATCGGAATGTTCTGTCGCCAATTGGGAACCCTAGTCGGAGCGGGAATCCCTTTGGACAAATCCTTGGCGAACATAGTAGAACAGACGGATCACGAAGTATTCCGAAAGGTCGTGGTCGCCATGCAAGCGGATATCACGGAAGGAAGTTCCCTTTCCGAGGCGATGAAAAAACATCCGGATATTTTTCCCAACCAATACCCGTCCCTGGTTTCCGTAGGGGAAAGGACGGGGGATTACGAAACCGCTCTTATCCGTTTGGCGGAGATGGAGGAAAAAAACCAGGAATTAAAATCCAAGGTCACCACTTCTCTCGTGTATCCCATCATCATTTTCGTGCTCCTGCTTGCAGTGGTCGTTTTCCTTCTAACGACCGTCGTCCCCCAGATTGAACAACTGTTTATTCAGTTCGACGCGCCCTTGCCGTTAATCACGAAGATCGTGATCGGTAGCTCCAAGCTAGTGACCAATTGGTGGTTTTTGCTATTTCCTTTCGTATTCCTCTGTATCGCAGGATTCCTTTATTACAAGAGTACTCCGGAAGGAAAATTGTCCTGGGAAAGATTCGTGCTTCGGATACCGATCATCAGTAATCTTTCCAAAAAAGTACTGATTTCCAATTTCGCCAGGAATCTGGGGATCTTACTTACCAACCGGGTTCCTCTCATCATATCCCTGCAAATCGTGGAGCAGATCGTCAACCATTCCATCTTCGGGGAGGAAATCCGAAACGCCTCCTCTAGAATCCGGGAAGGGGAAAAACTTTCCGCCTCTTTCCTAAGTTCGGAGATCCTTCCCCAGATGGTTTTAGGAATGATGTCCGCGGGAGAGGTCTCGGATCGGGTACCCGAAATGATGAACAAGCTGGCCGAAATCTACGATTCAGAAGTCGATAATTCGTTGAAGGCGATGACTCAAGCAATCGAGCCTCTGATGCTCGTCTTCATGGGTTTTGCGATAGGTATCATCATGGCTTCCATCATAGTTCCGATGTTCAGCTTGACCCAGAATTTAAAAGGCATATAG
- the gspD gene encoding type II secretion system secretin GspD, translating into MRKLNPKVKYLKTATITLLLLMTYTETIHSQSTKKGTKRSTPTEDSKERTFFANWRDTELNDFLKGMSAILKKNILLDESLKGKKITIISQKEIPVKNAFPFMKAVLESMGFAIVEEADLITIVKMKDALARSSFIRVGKEPISETEATDNRIITQIIPVENVKPEELEPVLKRLTSPNTDIIVYRNTNTIVLSGSTADINKLLILVNELDAKASEGTPGSVSSAGDIHIYTLEHSEAEKIAATLIKLDNPVVGDQPTPVSNQPGVPPPPPAKVEKIKAVSHKESNSVIVTATEAEWNEIRKIIRILDSSRKQVLLEVLIVELSSNDQNDFGIDWRYLNQGPYGQFNSGLAKEGNIINSSGRMNPNVNTLSGFSLGFVQAGSQQILGILSANQGNENFNVLSAPQVLTLDNQEAEINVGQDVPVRTQSRNAGLGGANAVTVDQYEYRPTGIKLKFTPHVNKNNKITLDLLQEIKNIASIALSGGNPTFNRREIKTTITLDNRQTIVIGGLISSDKEKRLIKIPLLGDIPYLGWAFRRTTEQNKKTNLMVFITPHILDNRELADKMTAKKKLQQERYELEREKILNRETTIKERGE; encoded by the coding sequence ATGCGTAAGTTAAATCCAAAAGTCAAATATCTAAAGACGGCAACGATTACCCTGTTGCTTTTGATGACTTATACAGAGACAATACATTCCCAATCCACAAAGAAAGGGACCAAACGTTCGACTCCTACGGAAGACTCCAAAGAAAGGACTTTCTTCGCAAATTGGAGAGATACGGAGCTGAACGATTTCTTAAAAGGGATGAGCGCCATCCTAAAGAAGAATATCCTTTTGGATGAAAGCCTGAAAGGAAAGAAAATCACCATCATCTCTCAAAAGGAAATTCCCGTTAAAAACGCCTTCCCTTTTATGAAGGCAGTTCTGGAATCTATGGGGTTCGCGATCGTAGAAGAGGCGGATCTGATTACGATCGTAAAAATGAAGGATGCTCTTGCAAGATCCTCCTTTATCCGTGTGGGCAAGGAGCCTATTTCGGAGACGGAAGCGACCGACAATCGGATCATCACCCAAATCATTCCCGTAGAGAACGTTAAACCGGAGGAACTAGAGCCGGTTTTAAAGAGGCTGACATCCCCGAATACGGATATCATCGTTTACAGGAACACGAATACCATCGTGCTTTCCGGATCCACAGCCGACATCAATAAATTATTGATTTTAGTAAACGAATTGGACGCCAAAGCGAGCGAAGGCACTCCCGGGTCTGTGTCTTCCGCCGGAGACATTCATATTTATACTTTAGAGCATAGCGAGGCCGAAAAAATCGCCGCTACTCTGATTAAATTGGACAACCCCGTCGTCGGAGACCAACCCACACCGGTTTCCAACCAGCCGGGAGTTCCTCCTCCCCCGCCTGCAAAAGTGGAAAAGATCAAGGCGGTTTCCCACAAAGAATCCAATTCTGTCATTGTCACGGCTACCGAAGCGGAATGGAACGAAATCCGGAAAATCATACGAATCTTGGATTCTTCCAGAAAGCAGGTTCTGTTGGAAGTTCTGATCGTGGAACTTTCTTCCAACGACCAAAACGATTTCGGTATTGATTGGCGTTACCTAAACCAGGGACCGTACGGACAATTCAACTCCGGTCTCGCGAAGGAAGGAAATATCATCAATTCCAGCGGGAGAATGAATCCGAATGTGAATACGCTTTCCGGCTTCTCTCTCGGATTCGTCCAAGCAGGCTCCCAGCAGATCTTGGGGATTTTGAGTGCGAATCAAGGAAACGAGAATTTCAACGTTCTTTCGGCACCGCAAGTGCTGACCTTGGACAACCAGGAGGCCGAGATCAACGTCGGGCAGGACGTTCCGGTCCGTACCCAAAGTAGAAACGCGGGTTTGGGAGGGGCAAACGCGGTCACAGTCGACCAATACGAGTATCGTCCGACCGGAATCAAACTGAAATTCACACCGCATGTAAATAAGAACAATAAGATCACTTTGGACTTACTCCAGGAAATTAAGAACATCGCCTCCATCGCGCTTTCCGGAGGAAACCCAACCTTCAATAGAAGGGAAATAAAAACGACGATCACATTAGACAATCGACAAACGATCGTGATCGGAGGTCTAATCTCCAGTGATAAGGAGAAACGGCTGATCAAGATTCCACTTCTGGGCGATATCCCTTATTTGGGATGGGCATTCCGAAGAACTACGGAGCAGAATAAGAAGACCAATCTAATGGTTTTCATTACTCCACATATTTTGGACAATCGGGAACTTGCGGACAAGATGACCGCCAAGAAAAAGCTCCAGCAAGAACGTTACGAACTGGAGAGAGAAAAGATCCTGAATCGGGAAACTACGATCAAAGAAAGAGGGGAATAG
- the gspG gene encoding type II secretion system major pseudopilin GspG — translation MKTGNKRRRGFTLIELAIVVAILGAIMAIIISSINVGDIKDDTASMELRKEGREIQMHLERYAQKFGNYPSEEQGLEALVEKPTTGDVPEDWRPMASNKDIIKDPWGTPYKLKFNEYGEMQIITLGKDRQEGGEGVNADFNILKEEDYPSQFKKK, via the coding sequence TTGAAAACGGGAAACAAACGCAGAAGAGGATTTACTCTCATAGAATTAGCGATCGTCGTCGCGATTCTAGGGGCGATAATGGCGATCATCATCTCAAGCATCAACGTGGGAGATATCAAAGATGACACAGCCTCCATGGAACTACGCAAGGAAGGTCGCGAAATCCAAATGCACCTGGAAAGGTACGCGCAAAAATTCGGAAATTACCCTAGCGAAGAGCAGGGTCTGGAGGCCCTCGTAGAAAAGCCAACGACCGGAGACGTTCCGGAGGACTGGAGACCGATGGCCAGCAATAAGGATATCATCAAAGATCCGTGGGGGACTCCTTATAAGCTCAAGTTCAACGAATATGGCGAGATGCAAATCATCACTCTTGGCAAAGATAGACAGGAAGGCGGAGAAGGCGTAAACGCCGACTTCAACATTCTAAAAGAGGAAGATTACCCTTCTCAATTCAAGAAAAAATAA
- a CDS encoding type IV pilus modification PilV family protein: MVLALFKTRKRKSVRRGKRSGFTLIEITIALLIAAGWIAFVLRTVGDGIRLKRLATLQTEAVHLAKIKMAQIESASILQKDVSSGDIPGYKGFRYTTIVNEEDLDLLKLAGKGGKKPEDLLGGGNSEMNKLIAQRTGNSQGSATGGLIKVFHIYVTIEYPTGERNNQGDLKREKYTVETFKASMN, encoded by the coding sequence ATGGTACTAGCTCTCTTTAAAACTCGGAAAAGAAAATCCGTCCGTCGCGGAAAGCGATCGGGCTTCACTTTGATCGAAATTACGATCGCCTTATTGATAGCCGCAGGTTGGATCGCCTTCGTCCTGAGAACGGTCGGAGACGGAATCCGACTGAAGAGATTAGCGACCCTCCAAACGGAGGCGGTCCATTTAGCTAAGATCAAGATGGCTCAGATTGAATCCGCAAGTATCCTACAAAAGGACGTTTCTTCCGGAGATATCCCCGGATATAAAGGATTTCGTTATACTACGATCGTAAACGAAGAGGATTTAGATTTGCTCAAACTCGCCGGCAAGGGGGGAAAAAAGCCGGAAGATCTTCTGGGAGGAGGGAATTCCGAAATGAATAAACTGATCGCCCAGAGAACCGGAAACAGTCAGGGCTCCGCTACCGGAGGGTTGATCAAAGTATTCCATATCTACGTGACGATCGAGTATCCTACCGGAGAAAGAAACAACCAGGGTGATCTGAAGCGGGAAAAATACACGGTGGAAACCTTTAAGGCCTCGATGAATTGA
- a CDS encoding type II secretion system protein: protein MIGRRKGRNSGFTLIEIAIVVFIVGTLMILVLPSVAKIFTPGSQEEATILHNVVTFCYRRAKLNQRTVFLELNIDDEKYKVIEVERGEEGMVEKPLFEDKELPSSSSLVDIMDARGYRYVKGKVRIPFSPLAVSEDFYIHLGPDPEIKRTLIVRRYGGKSEIREGEAVVSQEDLDWYKQHDTYGTSSL, encoded by the coding sequence ATGATCGGGAGGAGGAAAGGCAGGAATAGCGGCTTTACTTTGATCGAAATCGCGATCGTCGTATTCATAGTAGGGACGTTGATGATTCTGGTTCTTCCTTCCGTCGCAAAAATATTCACCCCCGGCTCCCAGGAAGAAGCGACGATTTTGCATAATGTGGTCACCTTCTGTTACAGAAGGGCAAAATTGAACCAAAGGACCGTCTTTCTGGAATTGAATATCGACGACGAAAAATACAAAGTTATAGAAGTGGAAAGAGGGGAAGAAGGGATGGTCGAGAAACCTCTCTTCGAAGATAAAGAGCTTCCCTCCTCATCCTCCCTAGTGGATATCATGGATGCGCGCGGATACAGGTACGTAAAAGGAAAGGTCCGTATTCCTTTTTCCCCCTTGGCCGTCTCCGAAGATTTTTACATCCATTTGGGTCCTGATCCGGAGATAAAGAGGACATTGATCGTTCGAAGATACGGAGGAAAATCCGAAATTCGAGAGGGAGAAGCGGTAGTGTCCCAGGAAGATCTAGATTGGTACAAACAACATGACACCTATGGTACTAGCTCTCTTTAA
- the gspE gene encoding type II secretion system ATPase GspE — translation MKTLGDILVEEGIISPKDLEDSLKLQKKNNLSLGHILQKKGIAGEVDVLKAMARLYRMNFQEKLEFKGMEEAYQKIPLKLIQKSRLVPFEISKHTVKVAISDPSDLHPMDDVRFSLREFKVEFVLAPEPEIMRIIHSHFDTTSAAAKDLLNEMEGSFSELAEGFDNETIDLSDDAPIIKMVNVILSQAVNERASDIHVEPYEKSLVVRYRIDGILHNVLSPPKSYHAGITSRIKIMSNLNIAENRLPQDGRIKLRLAGKDIDIRVSTIPCQFGERIVMRLLNKTDQKYSLETMGFYSDLLKELRSLIYQPHGIILVTGPTGSGKSTTLYSALTELNTEERNIITCEDPVEYQIDGVSQMQMQEKIGLTFATGLRAILRQDPDIIMVGEIRDEETARIAIQASLTGHLVFSTLHTNDSASAATRLVDMGIEPYLITSTVLGFMAQRLVRTICPKCKTSYKPSPAELESLGIPRKSLKNGLLHKGEGCNHCMGTGFKGRTGIYELLIIDTQIKNAILAGLDTTKINDIAKEEGFVTMRDYGIRKVLDGVTTPDEVLRVT, via the coding sequence ATGAAAACTCTAGGCGATATACTCGTCGAAGAGGGAATCATCTCCCCGAAGGATCTGGAGGATTCTCTCAAGCTCCAGAAAAAAAACAACCTCTCGCTCGGACATATCCTGCAAAAGAAAGGGATAGCGGGGGAAGTGGACGTTCTCAAAGCCATGGCTCGTCTGTACAGGATGAACTTCCAGGAAAAGCTGGAGTTCAAAGGGATGGAAGAGGCATACCAAAAAATCCCTTTGAAACTCATCCAAAAAAGTAGACTCGTCCCTTTCGAAATTTCCAAACATACCGTGAAAGTGGCGATCTCGGATCCGAGCGATCTTCATCCGATGGACGACGTGCGTTTTTCTCTCCGGGAATTTAAGGTGGAGTTCGTGCTCGCGCCCGAGCCAGAAATCATGAGAATCATACATTCTCATTTCGATACCACTTCCGCAGCGGCCAAAGACCTTCTAAACGAGATGGAGGGAAGCTTTTCGGAACTTGCGGAAGGTTTCGATAACGAGACCATCGATTTGTCGGACGACGCTCCGATCATCAAGATGGTAAACGTCATCCTTTCGCAAGCGGTAAACGAAAGAGCTTCCGATATACACGTCGAGCCTTACGAAAAAAGTCTAGTCGTTCGTTACAGGATAGACGGGATTCTGCACAATGTACTCAGTCCTCCGAAATCCTATCACGCCGGAATCACGTCCCGTATCAAGATCATGTCCAACCTGAATATCGCGGAGAACCGTCTTCCCCAAGACGGAAGGATCAAACTCAGATTGGCGGGAAAGGACATCGATATCCGCGTTTCCACGATTCCGTGCCAGTTCGGAGAGAGGATCGTAATGCGTCTCTTGAACAAGACGGATCAGAAATATTCCCTCGAGACCATGGGCTTTTATTCGGATCTGTTAAAAGAACTCCGGTCGCTTATCTACCAACCTCACGGAATCATTCTTGTGACCGGTCCGACCGGTTCCGGTAAATCCACGACCTTATACTCCGCTTTGACGGAACTGAATACGGAAGAAAGAAACATCATCACCTGCGAAGACCCGGTGGAATACCAGATCGACGGCGTTTCCCAAATGCAGATGCAGGAAAAAATCGGTCTCACTTTTGCGACCGGCCTTCGTGCCATCCTAAGACAGGACCCGGACATCATCATGGTCGGAGAGATTCGGGACGAAGAAACGGCACGGATAGCCATCCAAGCGTCTCTGACAGGACACCTAGTATTCTCGACCTTGCATACGAACGACTCCGCATCCGCGGCAACACGACTCGTGGATATGGGAATCGAGCCGTATTTGATCACCTCCACCGTCTTAGGGTTCATGGCCCAACGTCTGGTACGTACGATCTGTCCGAAATGTAAGACTTCGTACAAACCTTCTCCAGCGGAACTCGAATCCTTAGGTATTCCCCGGAAATCGTTGAAAAACGGTCTTCTGCATAAAGGGGAAGGTTGCAATCATTGTATGGGAACCGGATTCAAAGGTAGGACAGGGATTTACGAACTTCTGATCATAGATACCCAGATTAAGAACGCAATTCTAGCCGGACTGGACACTACTAAAATCAACGATATCGCGAAAGAAGAGGGATTCGTAACGATGCGCGATTACGGAATACGCAAGGTTTTGGACGGAGTCACGACTCCAGACGAAGTATTGAGAGTGACCTAA
- a CDS encoding type II secretion system protein GspJ, translating into MRVPRSKIPLLRRRHRSGFTLLELSIVAMLLGGMLVMIFGTYTSLLRISRDNSSEEGADRQQAMSALENIRSTLAMTFFFQNEKRLVFVSRRGRKSEDGTKHPKESSNDYFIVFSAVHPNSEETALPEVREVEYFLKQGEEGRGYLLMRREDQIVDKYPFAGGQEYVLLSGVKSLSFKFSRTGSKWEEEWDSREAKNIPRLIRIEIVAKIGSEERRFETLAFPGILYK; encoded by the coding sequence ATGCGCGTTCCACGATCTAAGATTCCCCTACTTCGGCGTAGGCATCGCTCGGGATTCACGTTATTGGAGCTTTCGATCGTCGCAATGCTGTTAGGCGGAATGCTAGTGATGATTTTCGGTACTTATACTTCCCTATTGCGAATTTCCCGTGACAATTCCAGCGAAGAAGGTGCGGACCGTCAACAAGCAATGTCCGCTCTGGAAAACATACGCAGTACTCTTGCCATGACCTTCTTCTTTCAAAACGAAAAAAGACTAGTGTTCGTAAGCCGGAGAGGAAGAAAATCCGAGGATGGAACCAAGCACCCGAAGGAAAGCAGTAACGATTATTTCATCGTTTTTTCCGCAGTACATCCTAATTCGGAAGAAACCGCTCTTCCGGAGGTCCGCGAAGTGGAATACTTTTTAAAGCAAGGGGAGGAGGGAAGAGGCTATCTATTGATGCGAAGAGAGGATCAAATCGTGGACAAATATCCTTTCGCCGGAGGTCAGGAGTACGTACTTTTAAGCGGAGTAAAAAGCCTCTCCTTTAAATTTTCGCGGACGGGTTCTAAATGGGAAGAGGAATGGGACTCCAGAGAGGCAAAGAACATTCCGAGATTGATCCGGATCGAAATCGTAGCGAAGATCGGTTCTGAGGAGAGAAGGTTCGAGACTCTTGCCTTTCCGGGAATTCTGTACAAATGA
- the pilM gene encoding pilus assembly protein PilM, whose translation MFLYEKFLTIDFGTSSVKGALFQRVMGNLTMLRAESMPISKMEEREYETNLLRFLNTYFPGETSVVLALSLDKLFIREITIPLTTEKAVREVIPYEVESRVPFPMETVEVLGSIWRIDQEKSDVITYTAHHGEFDTLADPFRETTTVFRGIFVDSVCLGSIIAKHSGREIPFANAAQIDIGGSTSLLNITRDGKIVHTRFLPFGGQNLTEEIAKGLKIDPEKAEALKTSLQFEPFHPPEDGLNLFAKEYKLKIADLKKAFGIVQDFFERLAEEARRSFLSVGDTERPEALYLSGEGSKIKDLDSFLGEKLSLQIRRYDFIPGDIDRFTTCFGMAYQLILSRRAKVDFLETPYVKKLNKNLFDFSAFRPHLILAGISLAIFLGVFFLGIVSDRRKLAATNRILAEKVKSAIGTSVPADTDPLEYARKLKDEAKNRTELYRKYLSKPSVLDVFYEISSKFPDPGMQVFQFQSFTYDNGHIAIQGRVNEYSEIGVIQRSLENSQMFKKITIEDNRINPGLKTYKVSFTIKMEVAPKLGDSER comes from the coding sequence ATGTTCCTTTACGAAAAATTCCTGACCATCGATTTCGGCACAAGTTCCGTCAAAGGCGCCCTTTTTCAAAGGGTCATGGGGAACCTCACGATGCTTCGCGCCGAATCCATGCCGATTTCCAAAATGGAAGAAAGGGAATACGAAACCAACCTTCTCCGATTCTTAAATACGTATTTTCCGGGGGAAACTTCGGTAGTGCTAGCCCTTTCGCTGGATAAGCTATTTATCCGGGAGATCACCATCCCCCTCACGACAGAAAAAGCCGTCCGCGAAGTAATTCCTTACGAAGTGGAAAGCAGGGTTCCTTTTCCCATGGAAACCGTGGAAGTATTGGGATCGATTTGGAGAATCGATCAGGAAAAATCCGACGTCATCACTTACACTGCTCATCACGGAGAATTCGATACTTTAGCGGATCCGTTTCGAGAAACCACCACCGTTTTTCGCGGAATCTTCGTGGACTCGGTATGCCTCGGTTCCATCATTGCAAAACATTCGGGTCGGGAAATTCCTTTTGCGAATGCGGCACAAATCGATATAGGCGGCAGTACGAGTCTCCTGAATATCACTCGGGATGGAAAGATCGTGCACACCCGGTTTCTTCCGTTCGGCGGACAAAACTTAACAGAGGAAATCGCGAAAGGCCTTAAGATAGATCCCGAAAAAGCGGAAGCTTTAAAAACAAGTCTCCAATTCGAGCCCTTCCATCCTCCCGAAGACGGATTGAATCTGTTTGCGAAGGAATACAAACTCAAAATCGCGGATTTAAAAAAGGCGTTCGGGATCGTTCAGGATTTTTTCGAGAGGTTAGCAGAGGAAGCGAGAAGAAGTTTCCTTTCCGTGGGGGACACGGAGCGTCCGGAGGCACTTTATCTCTCCGGAGAAGGAAGTAAGATCAAGGATCTAGATTCATTTCTAGGAGAAAAATTAAGTCTGCAAATCCGGAGGTATGATTTCATTCCCGGAGATATCGATCGTTTTACGACCTGCTTCGGCATGGCTTATCAATTGATCTTATCCCGTAGAGCGAAGGTCGACTTTTTGGAGACTCCCTATGTGAAAAAGTTGAATAAGAACTTATTCGACTTCTCCGCGTTTCGACCCCATCTGATCCTCGCTGGAATTTCTTTGGCCATATTTTTGGGAGTCTTCTTTTTAGGCATCGTTTCCGATCGGAGAAAACTTGCCGCCACGAACCGTATCTTGGCGGAAAAGGTAAAGTCCGCGATCGGAACCTCTGTACCGGCGGATACGGACCCTTTGGAATATGCAAGAAAGTTAAAGGACGAAGCAAAAAATCGGACGGAACTTTATCGGAAATATCTATCCAAACCGAGTGTATTGGACGTTTTTTACGAAATCTCATCCAAATTTCCGGATCCCGGAATGCAAGTGTTCCAATTTCAGAGTTTTACGTACGACAACGGCCATATAGCCATCCAAGGGCGGGTAAACGAATATTCTGAAATCGGAGTCATCCAAAGGTCCTTGGAAAATTCCCAGATGTTTAAGAAAATCACGATAGAAGACAATCGGATCAATCCGGGTTTAAAAACGTACAAAGTAAGCTTTACAATTAAGATGGAGGTCGCACCGAAACTCGGCGATTCCGAACGATAG
- a CDS encoding general secretion pathway protein GspC: MNAFFIELRKNTFYALIPIVILFSLSLAYLFRGVLLLFLTPDIQTGASNAPVRRTAPPITIAMSSYEEMVTGNLFRGSLAPVGEAAAGAEGGAPPDSGEGEDMRVTGTLSGHWSFARVTILEKGKQAAEEFATGETVGGYKIKTINLTHVVLEKGGGSLKVEIGQTPGEARTKLAGGPPGAADPGAKSSGDSIRKVLSRQDVNKKLKDPTAIYKNARFGPFMENNAITGYKIYSIGNDHIFYALGARSGDVVRRVNGMPLNETEKMLEIWNSVKNAEKISVDVERGGKVLSYEFIIRN, encoded by the coding sequence ATGAACGCGTTTTTTATCGAGCTACGGAAAAATACTTTTTACGCACTGATTCCGATCGTAATTTTATTTTCCCTTTCCCTGGCTTATCTGTTCCGGGGAGTGCTCCTATTATTTCTTACACCCGACATCCAGACGGGAGCTTCTAATGCACCTGTTCGTAGGACGGCTCCTCCGATCACAATCGCTATGTCCTCTTACGAGGAGATGGTGACCGGAAACCTGTTCCGGGGTAGTCTCGCTCCGGTGGGCGAGGCTGCGGCAGGAGCGGAAGGAGGTGCCCCTCCGGATTCCGGAGAAGGGGAAGATATGCGGGTTACGGGGACTCTCAGCGGGCATTGGAGCTTTGCCAGAGTCACGATTCTGGAAAAAGGAAAGCAGGCCGCAGAGGAATTCGCGACCGGGGAAACGGTCGGCGGTTATAAAATCAAGACCATCAACCTGACTCATGTTGTACTGGAAAAAGGGGGAGGCTCCCTAAAAGTGGAAATCGGCCAGACTCCCGGAGAGGCCAGGACGAAGCTGGCGGGCGGTCCCCCAGGCGCTGCGGATCCTGGCGCTAAAAGCTCGGGAGATTCCATCCGGAAAGTCCTTTCCAGACAGGACGTGAATAAAAAATTGAAGGATCCTACCGCCATATACAAGAACGCCAGGTTCGGTCCTTTTATGGAAAATAACGCGATCACCGGATACAAAATCTATAGTATAGGAAACGACCATATTTTCTACGCTCTGGGAGCCCGTAGTGGAGACGTGGTCCGAAGGGTAAACGGAATGCCCTTAAACGAAACGGAGAAAATGTTGGAGATCTGGAACTCCGTCAAAAATGCCGAAAAAATATCCGTAGATGTGGAAAGAGGAGGGAAGGTGCTCTCCTATGAATTTATCATTCGAAATTGA